GGTGAGCTATCGCGTGACCGGAGAGGCGGGCGGCCATCCGGCCGACCCGCGCGAGGCGATATCCAGCGACGTGAGCCTCGGGGGCCTTCGTCTCATGACTCCAGCGGCGCTCGCCAACGGCACGTTGCTCGATCTGGAGATCGTGCTGGGCGACGACGAGTCGAGCCCGATCAAGGCCTCCGGCGAGGTGATGTGGCAG
Above is a genomic segment from Pseudomonadota bacterium containing:
- a CDS encoding PilZ domain-containing protein, with protein sequence MVATGAERRKFARLDLALTVSYRVTGEAGGHPADPREAISSDVSLGGLRLMTPAALANGTLLDLEIVLGDDESSPIKASGEVMWQNKISATSFETGVMIRNMPNDDKSRFMRFVFDQMSKVVTG